From a single Acidimicrobiales bacterium genomic region:
- a CDS encoding wax ester/triacylglycerol synthase domain-containing protein, producing the protein MGAELQYDDRMSNADALMWVIEKDPLLRSTITGVAVLDRPPDRDVVTQVWDRASRLVPRLRQRVVSHPFAVAPPRWETDPGFDLSYHVRYVRSPSAGTMRDVLDIAQPLAMQSFDRARPLWEVVVVDGLADGRCAVLLKLHHSMSDGVGFVNMAMAFFDLERDGWEQRGPMPTAPQGSIPSLPRRFVGGLTHEIREAEVTARRVAGAALSTLATTGRDPLQAWRQVSATVGSITRTMAPAAEPLSPVMTGRSLGRHFDVLDVAMDDLKTAAKAVNGRLNDAFVAATIGSMTRYHERQGAHVGALRMSMPVNIRHGDSEVAGGNQFAPIRFAVPLDIADAGERMRVVHELVGRVRAEPALGLTAPIAGVLYRLGTSISTAAFQSMMRGVDFVASNVPGVPIPVYFAGSRIEGMYPFGPNAGAAVNFSLFSCADQANIGVAMDPAAITDPDDLMEGLRESFAEVRAVGR; encoded by the coding sequence GTGGGGGCTGAGCTGCAGTACGACGACCGGATGAGCAACGCCGACGCGCTGATGTGGGTCATCGAGAAGGATCCCCTGCTGCGCTCCACCATCACGGGGGTCGCCGTGCTGGACCGGCCGCCGGATCGTGACGTGGTCACCCAGGTGTGGGATCGAGCCAGCCGGCTGGTGCCGCGCTTGCGGCAGCGGGTGGTGAGCCATCCCTTCGCCGTGGCGCCACCCCGATGGGAGACCGACCCGGGGTTCGATCTCAGCTACCACGTCCGGTACGTGCGGTCTCCCAGCGCGGGAACAATGCGCGACGTACTGGATATCGCCCAGCCCCTCGCCATGCAGAGCTTCGATCGGGCCCGACCTCTGTGGGAGGTCGTCGTCGTCGACGGCCTCGCCGACGGTCGCTGCGCCGTGCTGCTCAAGCTGCACCACTCGATGAGCGACGGCGTCGGCTTCGTCAACATGGCCATGGCCTTCTTCGATCTCGAGCGGGACGGCTGGGAGCAGCGGGGGCCGATGCCCACCGCGCCACAGGGGTCGATCCCGTCGCTACCCCGGCGGTTCGTGGGTGGCCTGACCCACGAGATCCGTGAGGCCGAGGTAACCGCTCGGCGGGTGGCCGGCGCGGCACTCTCGACCCTCGCCACCACCGGCCGGGATCCTCTGCAGGCGTGGCGGCAGGTCAGCGCGACGGTCGGATCGATCACCCGCACGATGGCGCCGGCGGCCGAGCCCCTGAGTCCGGTCATGACGGGCCGCTCGCTGGGTCGGCATTTCGACGTCCTCGACGTGGCGATGGACGATCTCAAGACCGCCGCAAAGGCGGTCAACGGCCGCCTCAACGACGCCTTCGTGGCGGCCACGATCGGTTCTATGACCCGCTACCACGAGCGCCAGGGTGCGCATGTCGGCGCCCTCCGCATGTCAATGCCGGTGAACATCCGCCACGGCGACAGCGAGGTCGCCGGCGGGAACCAGTTCGCGCCGATCCGCTTCGCCGTCCCCCTCGACATCGCCGACGCCGGCGAGCGCATGCGGGTGGTCCACGAGCTGGTCGGCCGGGTCCGCGCCGAGCCGGCACTCGGCCTCACCGCTCCCATCGCCGGTGTGCTCTACCGACTGGGGACCAGCATCTCGACCGCCGCCTTCCAGTCGATGATGCGCGGCGTCGACTTCGTGGCGAGCAATGTTCCCGGCGTTCCCATTCCGGTCTACTTCGCCGGCTCTCGGATCGAGGGCATGTACCCGTTCGGGCCCAACGCCGGCGCCGCCGTCAACTTCTCCCTGTTCAGCTGCGCCGACCAGGCCAACATCGGGGTGGCCATGGACCCGGCGGCGATCACCGACCCGGACGACCTCATGGAAGGCCTGCGCGAGAGCTTCGCCGAGGTGCGCGCCGTCGGCCGATAG
- a CDS encoding haloalkane dehalogenase, with amino-acid sequence MRVLRTPEERFGQLSGFDFEPHYVEVRDSDALLRIHYLDEGPSTGDVVLLLHGEPSWSYLYRKVIPVLAAAGLRAVAPDLVGFGRSDKPSERGDYSYARHVEWMRAALLDRLGLTDITMLGQDWGGLIGLRLVAEHPDRFARVVAANTGLPTGDQGLSDAFMAWQRYSQETPELPVGAIVSGGCTSTLPPDVVAAYNAPFPDESYKEGARMFPVLVPTRPDDPAADANRRAWDVLGRWSKPFLTAFSDGDPITGGGDAIFRRTVPGARGQPHTTIGGAGHFLQEDRGEELGRVVADFVRTSG; translated from the coding sequence GTGAGGGTCCTCCGGACCCCAGAGGAGCGTTTCGGTCAGCTGTCGGGCTTCGACTTCGAGCCGCACTACGTCGAGGTTCGCGACAGCGACGCCCTGCTCCGGATCCACTATCTCGACGAGGGGCCGAGCACGGGCGATGTGGTGCTTCTGCTGCACGGGGAGCCGTCCTGGAGCTATCTGTACCGCAAGGTGATTCCCGTCCTGGCGGCCGCGGGGTTGCGCGCCGTGGCTCCCGATCTGGTGGGCTTCGGGAGGTCCGACAAGCCGTCGGAGCGAGGCGACTACAGCTACGCGCGCCACGTCGAATGGATGCGCGCCGCACTGCTCGACCGCCTCGGCCTCACTGACATCACCATGCTCGGCCAGGACTGGGGCGGGCTGATCGGCCTCCGCCTGGTGGCCGAGCATCCCGATCGCTTCGCACGAGTGGTCGCGGCCAACACGGGCCTGCCGACCGGCGACCAGGGGTTGTCGGACGCCTTCATGGCGTGGCAGCGGTACTCCCAGGAGACGCCCGAGCTTCCGGTCGGCGCCATCGTCTCAGGGGGCTGCACCAGCACCCTGCCTCCCGACGTCGTCGCGGCCTACAACGCGCCGTTCCCGGACGAGTCCTACAAGGAGGGAGCGCGCATGTTCCCCGTGCTCGTGCCGACCCGACCGGACGATCCCGCGGCCGACGCCAACCGGCGGGCGTGGGACGTCCTCGGCCGGTGGAGCAAGCCCTTCCTCACCGCCTTCAGCGACGGCGATCCGATCACCGGTGGGGGCGACGCCATCTTTCGCCGGACCGTTCCGGGCGCCCGAGGCCAGCCACACACGACGATCGGCGGCGCTGGCCACTTCCTCCAGGAGGACCGGGGCGAGGAGCTCGGGCGAGTGGTAGCCGATTTCGTTCGGACCAGCGGCTAG